In the Streptomyces sp. f51 genome, one interval contains:
- a CDS encoding multicopper oxidase domain-containing protein: protein MHDNALSRRDLVKYGVLASAALALPLERVVRAKTASDRIAVSKFPKPFTVPFAVPPEAVPVARSSTTDYYSVTMRSAMTEILPGMKTETWSYDGTFGGPTIRATRGRPAVVRHINQLPAVHPRLGYESWTSVHLHGSASLPEYDGYASDVTRTGEYKDYHYPNSQDARTLWYHDHGVHHTAENAYMGLAAMYTMHDALEQSLPIPHGRYDVPLIVRDAMFDRDGQLLYDDGGHSGIFGDVILVNGRPWPVMKVERRKYRFRILNGSISRGYRFALSTGDPFVFIGTDAGLMPQPRSVTSYRHGIAERYEVVIDFAKYKAGQRVVLQNLSVPNVEDFDTTGNVMAFDVTGDATDLSGNSVPDVLNPNAPAMDLTAAMAKKTRKFEFIRKDGIWTVNGKTWADVIASDYEYVWADPALGDVEIWEFENKSGGWWHPVHVHLVDFKILDRNGKPPSPWELGGKDTVFVGENETVRMVVKFGPNTGRYMIHCHNLVHEDHDMMAQFRVGPPADGHHPVYAAPAASGPAPTLGYADDSID, encoded by the coding sequence ATGCACGACAACGCGCTGTCCAGGCGTGACCTGGTGAAATACGGCGTCCTCGCGTCCGCGGCGCTGGCGCTGCCGCTCGAACGCGTCGTCCGCGCCAAGACGGCTTCGGACCGGATCGCCGTCAGCAAGTTCCCCAAGCCGTTCACCGTTCCGTTCGCCGTACCGCCCGAGGCGGTACCGGTCGCACGGTCGAGTACCACCGACTACTACAGCGTCACCATGCGCAGCGCCATGACCGAGATCCTGCCCGGCATGAAGACCGAGACCTGGTCGTACGACGGGACGTTCGGCGGCCCGACGATCCGGGCCACCCGGGGCCGGCCGGCCGTCGTACGGCACATCAACCAGCTGCCCGCGGTGCATCCGCGCCTGGGGTACGAGTCGTGGACCTCGGTCCATCTGCACGGATCGGCCTCGCTGCCGGAGTACGACGGCTACGCCAGCGACGTGACCCGGACGGGCGAGTACAAGGATTACCACTACCCGAACTCCCAGGACGCGCGCACGCTCTGGTACCACGACCACGGCGTGCACCACACGGCCGAGAACGCCTACATGGGTCTCGCCGCGATGTACACGATGCACGACGCCCTGGAGCAGTCGCTGCCGATCCCGCACGGCCGCTACGACGTCCCGCTGATCGTCCGCGACGCCATGTTCGACCGCGACGGACAGCTGCTGTACGACGACGGCGGCCACTCCGGGATCTTCGGAGACGTGATCCTGGTCAACGGGCGGCCCTGGCCGGTGATGAAGGTCGAGCGGCGCAAGTACCGCTTCCGGATCCTGAACGGCTCGATCTCGCGCGGCTACAGGTTCGCGCTGAGCACCGGCGACCCGTTCGTCTTCATCGGCACGGACGCGGGCCTGATGCCACAGCCCCGCAGCGTGACCAGCTACCGGCACGGCATCGCCGAACGCTACGAGGTGGTCATCGACTTCGCCAAGTACAAGGCCGGCCAGCGCGTGGTGCTCCAGAACCTCAGCGTGCCGAACGTCGAGGACTTCGACACCACGGGCAACGTGATGGCCTTCGACGTCACGGGCGATGCCACCGACCTGTCCGGCAACTCCGTCCCGGACGTGCTGAACCCGAACGCCCCGGCGATGGACCTGACCGCCGCGATGGCGAAGAAGACCCGCAAGTTCGAGTTCATCCGCAAGGACGGCATCTGGACCGTCAACGGCAAGACCTGGGCCGATGTGATCGCCTCCGACTACGAGTACGTCTGGGCCGATCCGGCGCTCGGGGACGTCGAGATCTGGGAGTTCGAGAACAAGTCCGGCGGCTGGTGGCACCCGGTCCATGTCCATCTGGTCGACTTCAAGATCCTGGACCGCAACGGCAAGCCGCCTTCCCCGTGGGAACTCGGCGGCAAGGACACCGTGTTCGTCGGCGAGAACGAGACCGTGCGCATGGTGGTCAAGTTCGGCCCGAACACCGGGCGTTACATGATCCACTGCCATAACCTGGTGCACGAGGACCACGACATGATGGCCCAGTTCCGGGTCGGGCCGCCCGCCGACGGACACCACCCGGTGTACGCGGCCCCGGCCGCCTCCGGGCCCGCCCCGACCCTGGGATACGCCGATGACTCCATCGACTGA
- the lepB gene encoding signal peptidase I, which yields MRGPRRCGGRRPVAVLRTALLAAVAVAAVVAAVLVEPVRVESTSMEPTLLSGDHLLVDDRAYRDAPPRRGDLVVFDGSGATLVKRVVAVAGDTVAIEDGVLEIDGRAVEEPAVDPRTVDGMYFGPARVPAGTVFVLGDNRRHSVDSRQFGPVPVARVTGRVILRWWPRPGRP from the coding sequence GTGAGGGGGCCGAGGCGGTGCGGAGGACGACGACCCGTCGCCGTCCTCCGCACCGCCCTGCTCGCCGCGGTGGCCGTGGCGGCGGTGGTCGCGGCCGTCCTCGTGGAGCCGGTGCGGGTCGAGTCGACCAGCATGGAGCCGACGCTGCTGTCCGGGGATCACCTGCTCGTGGACGACCGGGCCTATCGCGACGCCCCGCCCCGGCGCGGCGACCTCGTGGTGTTCGACGGGTCGGGCGCGACGCTGGTCAAACGGGTCGTCGCGGTGGCCGGTGACACCGTCGCGATCGAGGACGGGGTCCTGGAGATAGACGGCCGTGCCGTCGAGGAACCTGCGGTGGACCCGCGCACGGTCGACGGCATGTACTTCGGGCCCGCGCGGGTACCGGCCGGCACCGTCTTCGTGCTCGGCGACAACCGGCGGCACTCCGTGGACTCCCGGCAGTTCGGACCGGTCCCCGTCGCCCGGGTGACCGGCCGTGTGATCCTGCGTTGGTGGCCGAGGCCCGGGAGACCGTGA
- a CDS encoding response regulator transcription factor: MPIRLLVVDDHPLVRDTLAGALGRSPLVDVVGVACDGAEAVEAAVRLLPDVVLMDLVMPVLDGAEATRRVLELRPGTRVVVLTSAVGGRQERAALDAGAAVILRKDTGIDAVLDAVVTVSPKV; this comes from the coding sequence ATGCCGATTCGCCTGCTCGTCGTCGACGACCACCCGCTCGTGCGGGACACCCTGGCGGGCGCGCTGGGCCGCAGTCCGCTGGTCGACGTGGTGGGCGTGGCCTGCGACGGTGCCGAGGCGGTCGAGGCGGCGGTGCGGCTCCTGCCGGACGTGGTCCTGATGGACCTGGTCATGCCGGTCCTGGACGGGGCCGAGGCGACCCGGCGGGTGCTGGAACTCCGTCCGGGGACGCGGGTCGTCGTGCTGACCTCCGCGGTCGGCGGGCGGCAGGAACGGGCGGCCCTGGACGCCGGGGCCGCCGTGATCCTGCGCAAGGACACCGGGATCGACGCGGTGCTCGACGCCGTGGTGACGGTCTCCCCCAAGGTGTGA
- a CDS encoding response regulator transcription factor: MPGQQGAPTTRVLIVDDHRTFAELLAFALGSQPDFDCAGWAGTGSAAVELAVRERPDMVVMDISLGAESGLEVTRRIREATPDATVVIVSAHRDPDWVVRAAQAGASAFVPKSGSLDEMLGVLRDVRQGSMLVSASMFGEPPRPPATEDPVVASLTPRETEVLTLMGKGLAPAAIARLLGISVNTCRGYVKSIHLKLGVRSQLQAVVKAQQLGLVEAHSDG, encoded by the coding sequence ATGCCGGGACAACAGGGTGCCCCGACGACACGGGTGCTGATCGTGGACGATCATCGGACCTTCGCGGAGCTGCTGGCCTTCGCGCTGGGATCCCAGCCGGACTTCGACTGCGCGGGCTGGGCGGGCACCGGTTCCGCGGCCGTCGAACTGGCGGTCAGGGAACGACCCGACATGGTCGTCATGGACATCTCGCTCGGCGCGGAGAGCGGACTCGAGGTCACCCGGCGGATCCGCGAGGCGACGCCGGACGCGACCGTCGTGATCGTCTCCGCCCACCGTGATCCCGACTGGGTGGTCCGCGCCGCGCAGGCCGGAGCGAGCGCGTTCGTGCCGAAGTCCGGCTCCCTGGACGAGATGCTGGGCGTCCTGCGCGACGTACGCCAGGGATCGATGCTCGTGTCCGCCTCCATGTTCGGTGAACCGCCCCGGCCACCGGCCACCGAGGATCCCGTCGTGGCCAGTCTGACCCCCCGCGAGACCGAGGTGCTCACGCTGATGGGCAAGGGGCTGGCCCCCGCCGCGATCGCCAGACTGCTCGGCATCAGCGTCAACACCTGCCGCGGCTATGTGAAGTCGATCCACCTCAAGCTCGGCGTGCGCTCCCAGTTGCAGGCCGTCGTGAAGGCGCAGCAGCTCGGTCTCGTCGAGGCGCACAGCGATGGCTGA
- a CDS encoding histidine kinase: MADRERPVNADRVGPATPGRDDTLSAPGPEGSRTVRHAVIAMILIGLGAFTVVGAATVFAAESIAKRTALHEAARSAQLMGNVIFKPVMPRLIQGDRGAQAQLDAAVEARESEAGIVRVKVWNRQGQVLYSNEPQAIGMSFPLNDDVRTTIDKHAGWADLTDLSDEENITEPHGGTRLVEVYVPLDLDSGERLALEVYSTDERVATAREELMRTLVPFSILALLLLLVAQLPVSVQLLRRVSQADAERSRLLRKALTASERERRAIARDLHDGVVQDLAGAGYALAAVRSDLPAGTPAATGGMLDRISEVLRGAVGSLRTLMVDIYPPDLTEDGLPQAVELLAERLRREGITVSPTVDVRGALGPDLAAAAYRCARECVTNILKHSDAGRAWIDVTGGQDHLLVVVTDDGKGPGSALGSTGHLGLQLIRDTAGELGGEVTITERADGGTEVRTVLPVRS; encoded by the coding sequence ATGGCTGACCGCGAACGCCCTGTGAACGCCGACCGCGTCGGCCCCGCGACCCCCGGACGCGACGACACGCTCAGCGCACCCGGACCGGAGGGCAGCAGAACGGTCCGCCATGCCGTGATCGCGATGATCCTGATCGGTCTCGGCGCCTTCACGGTCGTCGGCGCGGCCACCGTGTTCGCCGCGGAGTCGATCGCCAAGCGGACCGCGCTCCACGAGGCCGCGCGGTCCGCGCAGCTGATGGGCAACGTGATCTTCAAGCCGGTCATGCCCCGGCTGATCCAGGGCGACCGCGGCGCGCAGGCGCAGCTGGACGCGGCGGTCGAGGCGCGCGAGAGCGAGGCCGGCATCGTACGCGTGAAGGTGTGGAACCGGCAGGGACAAGTGCTCTACTCCAACGAGCCCCAGGCCATCGGCATGTCCTTCCCCCTCAACGACGACGTGCGCACGACCATCGACAAGCACGCCGGCTGGGCGGACCTCACCGACCTCTCCGACGAGGAGAACATCACCGAGCCCCACGGCGGCACCCGGCTGGTGGAGGTCTACGTCCCCCTCGACCTGGACTCCGGCGAACGGCTGGCGCTCGAGGTGTACTCCACCGACGAGCGGGTGGCCACCGCGCGCGAGGAGCTGATGCGGACCCTCGTACCCTTCTCGATCCTGGCCCTGCTCCTGCTCCTGGTCGCCCAGCTCCCTGTCTCGGTGCAACTGCTGCGCCGGGTCAGCCAGGCCGACGCCGAGCGCAGCCGCCTCCTCCGCAAGGCGCTCACCGCGTCGGAGCGGGAGCGGCGCGCGATCGCCCGCGATCTGCACGACGGTGTCGTCCAGGACCTCGCCGGCGCCGGGTACGCGCTGGCCGCCGTCCGGTCCGACCTGCCGGCCGGCACCCCGGCGGCCACGGGCGGCATGCTCGACCGCATCTCCGAGGTCCTGCGCGGGGCCGTCGGCTCGCTCCGGACGCTGATGGTGGACATCTACCCGCCGGACCTGACCGAGGACGGACTGCCGCAGGCGGTCGAACTGCTCGCCGAACGACTGCGCCGGGAGGGCATCACCGTCTCGCCCACCGTCGACGTGCGGGGCGCGCTGGGGCCGGATCTCGCGGCGGCGGCCTACCGCTGCGCACGCGAGTGCGTGACCAACATCCTCAAGCACTCCGACGCCGGCCGGGCATGGATCGACGTCACCGGCGGCCAGGACCACCTGCTCGTGGTGGTGACGGACGACGGGAAGGGTCCTGGCAGCGCACTCGGCAGCACCGGCCATCTCGGACTCCAGCTCATCCGGGACACGGCCGGAGAGCTGGGCGGCGAGGTCACGATCACCGAACGCGCCGACGGAGGCACCGAAGTGCGCACCGTGCTGCCGGTACGGTCCTGA
- a CDS encoding copper resistance protein CopC, whose translation MRRIVTTLGLVLCALLLQAASAVPATAHTGLLSSEPAAGQVLPRLPAQVALTFRQPVTAGADAVRVFDDHMRRTDLGGHPDDRRRQTLRTALPGSLRPGTYSVAWQVTSADGHPVAGTYRFSIGAASQVVGAVPPLAGADGAWSGRLLGAARGTGYAGLALGPGVLLAALWLWPAALRDRRTRLLVWGGLGLLAAGTLATLTVHTVWADGRALAEAWSGSDAHQHAATTDLAYAVRFYTLPVLGAATLLATASAGRAGRDGPAKPLVLATTAAVTVLWGTWPPTGHAVDGRYAPLAMAADLVHLAAMTLWLGGLALIAATVSRPALLGEAAAVLPRFSRLAFTAVVALVVTGTYQAWREVGSASHLLGTRFGRLLLLKSAGVAVIVALGALARRWVHRHVTRPAPPPPPPTFDAAGTTLTLTAPAPTAPPEAALVRSLRRGLLAELLVAAAVLGITAALVTTAPPA comes from the coding sequence ATGCGCCGTATCGTCACCACGCTCGGCCTCGTGCTGTGCGCGCTGCTCCTCCAGGCCGCGTCCGCCGTCCCGGCCACCGCGCACACCGGCCTGCTGTCGAGCGAACCCGCCGCCGGCCAGGTGCTGCCCCGTCTGCCCGCACAGGTCGCGCTGACGTTCCGCCAGCCGGTGACCGCGGGCGCCGACGCGGTGCGCGTCTTCGACGACCACATGCGCCGGACGGACCTCGGCGGCCACCCCGACGACCGGCGGAGGCAGACCCTGCGCACGGCCCTGCCGGGAAGTCTGCGCCCGGGCACGTACTCCGTTGCCTGGCAGGTGACCTCGGCCGACGGGCATCCCGTCGCGGGCACCTACCGGTTCTCCATCGGCGCGGCCAGCCAGGTCGTGGGCGCCGTCCCTCCCCTCGCCGGCGCGGACGGTGCCTGGTCCGGCCGGCTCCTCGGGGCGGCCCGGGGGACCGGCTACGCCGGACTCGCCCTCGGACCCGGCGTCCTGCTCGCCGCGCTCTGGCTGTGGCCCGCCGCGCTGCGCGACCGAAGGACCCGCCTCCTGGTGTGGGGCGGACTCGGTCTGCTGGCCGCCGGGACACTCGCCACCCTGACCGTCCACACCGTCTGGGCCGACGGCAGAGCCTTGGCCGAGGCCTGGTCGGGATCGGACGCCCACCAGCACGCGGCGACGACCGACCTGGCCTACGCGGTCCGCTTCTACACCCTGCCGGTGCTCGGCGCCGCGACCCTGCTGGCCACGGCCTCGGCGGGAAGAGCGGGAAGAGACGGGCCCGCCAAGCCGCTGGTCCTCGCGACCACCGCCGCGGTCACCGTGCTCTGGGGCACCTGGCCGCCGACCGGGCACGCCGTCGACGGCCGGTACGCACCGCTCGCCATGGCCGCCGACCTCGTCCACCTGGCCGCCATGACGCTCTGGCTGGGCGGACTCGCGCTGATCGCGGCCACCGTGTCCCGCCCCGCTCTTCTCGGCGAAGCGGCCGCCGTGCTGCCCCGGTTCTCCCGGCTGGCGTTCACCGCCGTCGTCGCCCTCGTCGTGACGGGGACCTACCAGGCCTGGCGGGAGGTGGGCTCCGCGAGCCATCTCCTCGGCACACGGTTCGGCCGGCTGCTGCTCCTGAAATCGGCGGGAGTCGCCGTGATCGTCGCGCTCGGCGCCCTGGCCCGCCGCTGGGTCCACCGGCACGTCACGCGCCCCGCACCCCCGCCGCCCCCGCCGACCTTCGACGCGGCGGGCACGACGCTGACGCTCACCGCACCGGCCCCGACCGCGCCGCCCGAAGCGGCGCTCGTACGCAGTCTCAGACGCGGCCTGCTGGCCGAACTGCTCGTTGCGGCCGCCGTACTGGGCATCACCGCGGCCCTCGTCACCACCGCTCCGCCCGCGTGA
- a CDS encoding DUF1775 domain-containing protein: protein MNLLPPARTAVALVTAALLLVMAAPAWAHVHVHADQEVAPGARNVEMTFHVPNEKASARTVGVRIEAPQGVRGMRAERVAGWTVEPAGAGGEASTVGWSGGAIGGEDGAEFVVHIDRLPTGVSELAFVASQRYDDGEVVTWDQKTVAGQPEPEHPAPVLSLTGTTAADSVTGLDASWTAAVVCGVLLLLAAAGIPVARSAARRRGAAAG, encoded by the coding sequence ATGAACCTCCTTCCCCCCGCCCGGACCGCCGTGGCCCTCGTCACCGCGGCACTGCTGCTGGTTATGGCGGCCCCGGCCTGGGCCCATGTGCACGTGCACGCCGACCAGGAGGTGGCCCCCGGCGCGCGGAATGTGGAGATGACGTTCCATGTGCCGAACGAGAAGGCGTCCGCGCGGACCGTCGGGGTGCGGATCGAGGCACCGCAGGGCGTGCGGGGGATGCGCGCGGAGCGGGTGGCGGGCTGGACCGTCGAGCCGGCCGGCGCGGGCGGCGAAGCCAGCACCGTCGGCTGGTCCGGCGGGGCGATCGGCGGGGAGGACGGAGCCGAGTTCGTCGTCCACATCGACCGCCTGCCCACCGGGGTGTCCGAACTGGCCTTCGTGGCGTCGCAGCGGTACGACGACGGCGAGGTCGTCACCTGGGACCAGAAGACGGTGGCGGGACAGCCCGAACCGGAGCACCCCGCACCCGTGTTGAGCCTGACGGGGACGACGGCCGCCGACTCCGTGACCGGCCTGGACGCGTCCTGGACGGCGGCCGTCGTCTGCGGGGTGCTGCTCCTCTTGGCGGCCGCGGGGATCCCGGTGGCCCGGTCCGCGGCGAGACGCCGTGGCGCCGCAGCGGGTTGA
- the hemC gene encoding hydroxymethylbilane synthase, whose translation MSAPELIRIVSRDSPMALAQVERVRAELGVLHPGLRTEVIPVRTTGDKWMGDLSKVEGKGAFTKEVDAALVAGEADLAVHCVKDVPADRPLPAGTTFAAFLKRDDIRDALVHPGGLLLDELPAGTRIGTSSVRRVAQLAASHPQLECVPFRGNANRRLDKLASGEVDALLLAVSGLERIGRTDVITEILSTETMCPPIGAGVLALQCREADTSTIDVVSGLNDAATYQEATAERMFLHVLQGHCNSPIAGYASASRGDLSLRACVFTPDGKTVLNAHEWAGRLSPSDLGASVALALLRQGARELIDGIAH comes from the coding sequence ATGTCCGCCCCTGAGCTGATCCGTATCGTCTCCCGCGACTCGCCCATGGCCCTGGCCCAGGTGGAGCGCGTCCGCGCCGAGCTCGGCGTGCTTCATCCCGGTCTGAGGACCGAAGTGATCCCGGTCAGGACGACCGGCGACAAATGGATGGGAGACCTGTCCAAGGTCGAGGGCAAGGGGGCGTTCACCAAGGAGGTCGACGCGGCACTCGTCGCGGGGGAGGCCGACCTCGCCGTCCACTGCGTCAAGGACGTGCCCGCGGACCGGCCGCTCCCGGCCGGCACGACCTTCGCCGCGTTCCTCAAGCGGGACGACATCCGGGACGCCCTCGTCCACCCCGGCGGCCTGCTCCTGGACGAACTCCCCGCGGGTACCCGGATCGGGACCTCCTCGGTGCGCAGGGTCGCCCAACTCGCCGCCTCCCACCCGCAGCTGGAATGCGTGCCGTTCCGCGGGAACGCCAACCGCCGCCTGGACAAGCTCGCTTCGGGAGAGGTCGACGCACTGCTGCTGGCCGTCTCCGGACTGGAGCGCATCGGCCGCACCGACGTGATCACCGAGATCCTGTCGACCGAGACGATGTGCCCGCCGATCGGGGCCGGCGTCCTGGCACTCCAGTGCCGTGAGGCCGACACGTCCACGATCGACGTCGTCAGCGGTCTGAACGACGCCGCCACCTACCAGGAGGCCACGGCGGAACGCATGTTCCTGCACGTCCTCCAGGGCCACTGCAACAGCCCGATCGCCGGCTACGCCAGTGCGTCCCGAGGCGATCTGTCGCTGCGCGCCTGCGTGTTCACCCCGGACGGGAAGACCGTCCTGAACGCGCACGAATGGGCCGGGCGCCTCAGCCCGTCGGACCTCGGGGCCTCCGTGGCACTGGCCCTGCTGCGCCAGGGTGCCCGCGAGCTGATCGACGGCATCGCCCACTGA
- a CDS encoding beta-1,3-glucanase family protein: MVSRRSFLAGAVAVAGTAVLSPFSPVSPLTSTAAAAGVSLPVKLANNSGHDTVYAYISGTDSSGWPVFVSANGALNRLSSPSSPVTPIADYSIPLGASGSAARTITLTDYIIGGRVWFSVGQKLQFFVNPGSPPGVVQPALVSSDPNWATNWTFCEFTFNSANLYANISYVDMVALPISMASTGSGGSQSVSPLPAGALASIASGLQTQHASDGAPWDRLVVTDSSGGVLRVMAPAHSPVDFGGYWNDYLNRVWSHYASTPLTINGQGSIGSYTGTVSGNAIVFSGLNTNGVPFTKPSAVDIFGCASGPLYNSGGDARGAIAARLAAAINRSTLLVSGGNNNPDGVTPSQYYTDPVTNHYARLVHKYASIGYAFPYDDVGPTGSAPVDGHIQDGAPTSWSITLGAGTGSGGGSGGGTGNVSAYSTIQAESYSAQSGTTTESCSDTGGGSDVGYIANGDWLKFSSVDFGSSSPAQFKARLASGAAAGVSGAVQVRLDSTTGTKIAEISFANSGGWQTWQTVPANMLASATGVHDVYLVFSGSTSDFTNVNWFTFTS; the protein is encoded by the coding sequence GTGGTTTCCCGACGTTCCTTCCTGGCCGGAGCCGTTGCCGTCGCAGGCACGGCCGTGCTCAGCCCGTTCTCACCGGTCTCGCCGCTGACGTCCACAGCGGCGGCGGCGGGAGTCTCACTCCCCGTGAAACTGGCGAACAACTCCGGCCACGACACCGTCTACGCCTACATATCCGGCACCGACAGCAGCGGCTGGCCGGTCTTCGTCTCCGCGAACGGCGCACTGAACCGACTGTCCAGCCCCTCGTCGCCGGTGACCCCCATCGCCGACTACTCGATCCCGCTGGGCGCCTCCGGTTCGGCCGCCAGGACCATCACGCTGACCGACTACATCATCGGCGGCCGCGTCTGGTTCTCGGTCGGACAGAAACTCCAGTTCTTCGTCAACCCGGGCTCCCCGCCCGGTGTGGTGCAGCCCGCCCTGGTGAGCTCCGACCCCAACTGGGCCACCAACTGGACGTTCTGCGAGTTCACCTTCAACAGCGCCAACCTGTACGCGAACATCTCCTACGTGGACATGGTCGCGCTGCCGATCTCGATGGCCAGCACCGGCAGCGGGGGCAGTCAGTCGGTCAGTCCGCTGCCCGCCGGCGCCCTCGCCTCCATCGCCTCCGGCCTCCAGACACAGCACGCATCCGACGGAGCGCCCTGGGACAGGCTGGTGGTCACCGACTCCTCCGGTGGGGTGCTGCGCGTGATGGCGCCCGCGCACTCGCCGGTGGACTTCGGCGGCTACTGGAACGACTACCTGAACCGGGTCTGGAGCCACTACGCCTCCACCCCGCTGACCATCAACGGCCAGGGCAGCATCGGTTCCTACACCGGCACCGTCTCGGGCAACGCCATCGTCTTCTCGGGCCTCAACACGAACGGCGTGCCGTTCACCAAGCCGAGCGCCGTCGACATCTTCGGCTGCGCGTCCGGACCCCTCTACAACTCCGGAGGAGACGCCCGCGGGGCGATCGCCGCCCGGCTCGCCGCCGCGATCAACCGCAGCACCCTGCTGGTCTCGGGCGGCAACAACAACCCCGACGGCGTGACACCCTCGCAGTACTACACGGACCCGGTCACGAACCACTACGCCCGGCTGGTCCACAAGTACGCCAGCATCGGCTACGCCTTCCCGTACGACGACGTGGGCCCGACCGGCTCCGCCCCCGTCGACGGGCACATCCAGGACGGCGCGCCCACCTCCTGGAGCATCACCCTGGGCGCCGGCACCGGCTCGGGCGGAGGATCGGGCGGCGGCACGGGCAACGTGAGCGCCTACAGCACCATCCAGGCGGAGTCCTACTCGGCGCAGAGCGGGACCACCACCGAGAGCTGCTCCGACACCGGCGGCGGCAGCGACGTGGGCTACATCGCGAACGGCGACTGGCTGAAGTTCTCGTCCGTCGACTTCGGTTCGAGCTCTCCGGCCCAGTTCAAGGCCCGGCTGGCGTCGGGCGCGGCCGCCGGTGTCAGCGGTGCCGTCCAGGTACGGCTCGACAGCACCACCGGCACGAAGATCGCCGAGATCAGTTTCGCCAACAGCGGCGGCTGGCAGACCTGGCAGACCGTTCCCGCGAACATGCTCGCCTCCGCCACCGGAGTCCATGACGTCTACCTGGTGTTCTCGGGCAGCACCTCGGACTTCACCAACGTCAACTGGTTCACCTTCACCAGCTGA
- a CDS encoding LLM class flavin-dependent oxidoreductase: MEEGEFEHHRRRDLSGSRDAYGLRCTSSPPPRPTRAEDRRHMTTPTITSLAFLTPGNFADDDPYTGLEETLQLFEFGERSGFDGAWIRQRHLEHGVGSAAVFLAAAGQRTERIELGSAVIPIGYENPFRLAEDLALADVLSRGRLQIGFSTGMPHADLLGDLVHDGDWRGFDLSYGRIARVLDNLRGDHLGGPDTVIHSPGNVQRPRLQPHSPGLARRIWYGGGSLRSVRWAGESGLGLLTGNIVTGEGTDDFTTAQLNLLAAYRRALSPLSAERAPRVALGRVIVPFDSADAAGRARYRAYAAARHARTLAPQGPKRTLFAPDVVGTSEQILEQLTADPVLGQVSELRLELPYEFHREEYEQILHDARHLIAPELGWRPASNGTEPAGFEPASSHMR; the protein is encoded by the coding sequence ATGGAGGAGGGGGAGTTCGAACACCACCGTCGGCGAGACCTGTCGGGATCGCGGGACGCGTACGGGCTCCGGTGCACGAGTTCCCCGCCGCCGCGACCGACACGAGCTGAGGACCGACGTCATATGACCACTCCCACCATCACCTCCCTCGCGTTTCTCACGCCGGGCAACTTCGCCGACGACGACCCGTACACGGGACTGGAGGAGACGCTCCAGCTGTTCGAGTTCGGTGAACGGTCGGGTTTCGACGGTGCCTGGATCAGGCAGCGGCACCTCGAACACGGCGTCGGCTCGGCCGCCGTGTTCCTGGCCGCCGCGGGCCAGCGCACCGAGCGGATCGAACTCGGCAGCGCCGTCATACCGATCGGCTACGAGAACCCCTTCCGCCTCGCCGAGGACCTGGCGCTGGCCGACGTCCTGTCCCGGGGGCGGCTCCAGATCGGCTTCAGCACGGGGATGCCGCACGCCGACCTGCTCGGCGACCTCGTGCACGACGGGGACTGGCGCGGCTTCGACCTGTCGTACGGCAGGATCGCCCGGGTCCTGGACAATCTGCGCGGCGATCACCTCGGCGGCCCGGACACGGTCATCCACTCGCCGGGCAACGTCCAGCGCCCGCGTCTTCAACCGCACAGTCCCGGTCTGGCCCGGCGCATCTGGTACGGCGGGGGAAGCCTGCGTTCGGTCCGCTGGGCCGGTGAGAGCGGCCTCGGCCTGCTGACCGGCAACATCGTCACCGGCGAGGGGACGGACGACTTCACCACGGCCCAGCTGAACCTGCTGGCCGCGTACCGCCGGGCGCTGTCGCCCCTGAGCGCGGAGCGTGCGCCGCGGGTGGCTCTCGGGCGGGTGATCGTGCCCTTCGACAGCGCGGACGCGGCGGGAAGGGCCCGCTACCGCGCCTACGCGGCGGCCCGGCACGCCCGGACCCTGGCGCCTCAGGGCCCGAAGCGGACCCTGTTCGCCCCCGATGTGGTGGGCACGTCCGAACAGATCCTGGAGCAGTTGACCGCCGACCCGGTCCTCGGCCAGGTGTCGGAGCTGCGTCTGGAGCTGCCCTACGAGTTCCACCGCGAGGAGTACGAGCAGATCCTGCACGACGCTCGGCACCTGATCGCGCCCGAACTCGGGTGGCGCCCCGCGTCGAACGGAACAGAGCCGGCCGGATTCGAACCGGCGTCCTCCCACATGAGGTGA